Proteins from a genomic interval of Ptychodera flava strain L36383 chromosome 7, AS_Pfla_20210202, whole genome shotgun sequence:
- the LOC139137443 gene encoding nucleolin-like isoform X1, with product MAIKSKSKGEKKAKAVKVKKAAPPPPKKEESSSDEADESSEEEPMDITPVVTKSKNGKVKAKPGKQKAEPSSEEEDSDEEESEDSSDEEMEVQKVAPKKTQVKKGAQKKEESPDDESDDDDDEDDDDDDDDDDEDDTSEEDNTKVVQKASAKTKGAAPAQVKKTDEESDDDDDDDEDDDDEDDDDDEDDDEDDDDEEEEEEKQVKKPAVKKVKKKESSDEEDDDDDDDDDDEDDEDEDDSDDEEEEDAQEEKVVVGKKRKKTDEGKVPEKKAKTSEDTVSIFVGNLNRDTDDKSLAKHFKQGGVKVAGARVVSNRKFGYVDLADADDLDKAMELNGSTLDGFRIRLEKARSKSSREAGSGDQRKGRESFGGGDFSERDARDARTLFVKGLNYETTVETMKETFSECLDARIPLDNDGRSRGHGYIEFGDEESAEKAMKEFQGMELEGRRLIFDFIGKKRQNFGGDGGAGGGRQQGGQRSQPSGPSKTVFVKGLDYETSTDTLLEVMGGGNARIITDRETGKSKGFGYVDFESTEAAQNAIDTLQGTEIDGRYVHLDFAQDRRNSFGSPGGRGGFGGRGGGRGGGRGFGGRGGGRGRGGRGGGRGGFSRPKTGIQDYAGKKKTFDDDD from the exons ATGGCGATTAAATCGAAATCCAAGGGTGAA AAGAAAGCCAAGGCAGTGAAGGTTAAGAAGGCTGCACCACCACCGCCAAAGAAAGAAGAAAGCTCTTCTGATGAAGCTGATGAG AGTTCTGAGGAAGAGCCAATGGACATAAC cccTGTTGTTACAAAGAGCAAAAATGGAAAAGTAAAGGCCAAACCAGGCAAG CAGAAAGCGGAGCCCAGTTCTGAAGAGGAGGATTCCGATGAGGAAGAATCCGAGGACTCAAGCGATGAGGAAATGGAGGTTCAAAAGGTTGCACCTAAGAAGACTCAGGTCAAGAAGGGAGCCCAGAAAAAAGAAGAATCCCCAGATGATGAAtcagatgacgatgatgatgaagacgacgacgacgatgatgatgatgatgatgaagatgacacTTCAGAGGAAGACAATACAAAGGTGGTACAGAAGGCATCCGCAAAAACCAAGG gTGCTGCTCCAGCACAGGTGAAAAAGACTGACGAAGAAtctgatgatgacgacgacgatgatgaggatgacgatgatgaggatgatgatgatgacgaggatgatgatgaggatgatgatgacgaagaggaggaggaagaaAAGCAAGTGAAAAAACCAG CTGTCAAAAAGGTGAAGAAAAAGGAGAGTAGTGATGAAgaagatgacgatgacgatgatgatgacgacgatgaagatgatgaagatgaagatgatTCAGATGATGAAGAGGAAGAAGATGCACAGGAAG AGAAAGTAGTTGTTGGCAAGAAAAGGAAGAAAACTGACGAAGGCAAGGTGCCAGAGAAGAAAGCTAAAACAAGCGAAG acaCTGTAAGCATCTTTGTGGGCAACTTGAACAGGGACACCGATGACAAGTCCTTGGCCAAGCACTTTAAGCAAGGCGGTGTGAAAGTAGCTGGTGCCAGGGTCGTGTCAAACAGAAA GTTTGGTTACGTTGACCTGGCTGATGCAGATGACTTGGACAAGGCAATGGAGTTGAATGGTTCAACTCTGGACGGCTTCCGAATCAGACTTGAAAAGGCAAGGTCCAAGTCGTCAAGAGAAGCTGGCAGTGGAGACCAGAGGAAGGGACGTGAAAGTTTTGGCGGTGGTGATTTCTCTGAGAGAG ATGCAAGGGATGCAAGAACACTCTTTGTGAAAGGATTGAATTACGAGACAACGGTAGAAACAATGAAAGAAACATTCTCAGAGTGCCTTGATGCTAGGATACCTCTTGACAATGATGGCAGATCAAGAGG CCATGGTTACATTGAATTTGGCGATGAGGAAAGTGCAGAAAAAGCCATGAAGGAATTCCAAGGAATGGAACTGGAGGGAAGGCGCCTGATATTTGACTTCATCGGTAAAAAGAGGCAAAACTTTGGTGGCGATGGTGGTGCTGGTGGCGGCAGACAGCAGGGAGGCCAAAGAAGTCAGCCAa GTGGACCGTCCAAGACTGTGTTTGTGAAAGGTTTGGACTACGAGACATCCACAGACACATTGCTTGAAGTAATGGGCGGAGGAAATGCCAGAATAATCACAGACAGAGAAACTGGAAAATCCAAAGG GTTTGGATATGTGGACTTTGAAAGTACGGAAGCAGCACAGAATGCCATAGACACACTACAGGGTACAGAAATCGATGGCCGGTATGTCCATTTAGATTTTGCACAGGACAGGAGAAATTCCTTTGGATCACCTGGGGGAAGAGGTGGATTCGGGGGAAGAGGCGGGGGCAGAGGTGGAGGCAGAGGATTCGGCGGAAGGGGAG GTGGCCGAGGAAGAGGAGGAAGAGGGGGAGGACGAG GTGGATTTTCAAGACCTAAAACTGGCATCCAGGATTACGCAGGAAAGAAGAAAACATTTGATGATGACGACTGA
- the LOC139137443 gene encoding nucleolin-like isoform X4 produces MAIKSKSKGEKKAKAVKVKKAAPPPPKKEESSSDEADESSEEEPMDITPVVTKSKNGKVKAKPGKQKAEPSSEEEDSDEEESEDSSDEEMEVQKVAPKKTQVKKGAQKKEESPDDESDDDDDEDDDDDDDDDDEDDTSEEDNTKVVQKASAKTKGAAPAQVKKTDEESDDDDDDDEDDDDEDDDDDEDDDEDDDDEEEEEEKQVKKPAVKKVKKKESSDEEDDDDDDDDDDEDDEDEDDSDDEEEEDAQEEKVVVGKKRKKTDEGKVPEKKAKTSEDTVSIFVGNLNRDTDDKSLAKHFKQGGVKVAGARVVSNRKFGYVDLADADDLDKAMELNGSTLDGFRIRLEKARSKSSREAGSGDQRKGRESFGGGDFSERDARDARTLFVKGLNYETTVETMKETFSECLDARIPLDNDGRSRGHGYIEFGDEESAEKAMKEFQGMELEGRRLIFDFIGKKRQNFGGDGGAGGGRQQGGQRSQPSGPSKTVFVKGLDYETSTDTLLEVMGGGNARIITDRETGKSKGFGYVDFESTEAAQNAIDTLQGTEIDGRYVHLDFAQDRRNSFGSPGGRGGFSRPKTGIQDYAGKKKTFDDDD; encoded by the exons ATGGCGATTAAATCGAAATCCAAGGGTGAA AAGAAAGCCAAGGCAGTGAAGGTTAAGAAGGCTGCACCACCACCGCCAAAGAAAGAAGAAAGCTCTTCTGATGAAGCTGATGAG AGTTCTGAGGAAGAGCCAATGGACATAAC cccTGTTGTTACAAAGAGCAAAAATGGAAAAGTAAAGGCCAAACCAGGCAAG CAGAAAGCGGAGCCCAGTTCTGAAGAGGAGGATTCCGATGAGGAAGAATCCGAGGACTCAAGCGATGAGGAAATGGAGGTTCAAAAGGTTGCACCTAAGAAGACTCAGGTCAAGAAGGGAGCCCAGAAAAAAGAAGAATCCCCAGATGATGAAtcagatgacgatgatgatgaagacgacgacgacgatgatgatgatgatgatgaagatgacacTTCAGAGGAAGACAATACAAAGGTGGTACAGAAGGCATCCGCAAAAACCAAGG gTGCTGCTCCAGCACAGGTGAAAAAGACTGACGAAGAAtctgatgatgacgacgacgatgatgaggatgacgatgatgaggatgatgatgatgacgaggatgatgatgaggatgatgatgacgaagaggaggaggaagaaAAGCAAGTGAAAAAACCAG CTGTCAAAAAGGTGAAGAAAAAGGAGAGTAGTGATGAAgaagatgacgatgacgatgatgatgacgacgatgaagatgatgaagatgaagatgatTCAGATGATGAAGAGGAAGAAGATGCACAGGAAG AGAAAGTAGTTGTTGGCAAGAAAAGGAAGAAAACTGACGAAGGCAAGGTGCCAGAGAAGAAAGCTAAAACAAGCGAAG acaCTGTAAGCATCTTTGTGGGCAACTTGAACAGGGACACCGATGACAAGTCCTTGGCCAAGCACTTTAAGCAAGGCGGTGTGAAAGTAGCTGGTGCCAGGGTCGTGTCAAACAGAAA GTTTGGTTACGTTGACCTGGCTGATGCAGATGACTTGGACAAGGCAATGGAGTTGAATGGTTCAACTCTGGACGGCTTCCGAATCAGACTTGAAAAGGCAAGGTCCAAGTCGTCAAGAGAAGCTGGCAGTGGAGACCAGAGGAAGGGACGTGAAAGTTTTGGCGGTGGTGATTTCTCTGAGAGAG ATGCAAGGGATGCAAGAACACTCTTTGTGAAAGGATTGAATTACGAGACAACGGTAGAAACAATGAAAGAAACATTCTCAGAGTGCCTTGATGCTAGGATACCTCTTGACAATGATGGCAGATCAAGAGG CCATGGTTACATTGAATTTGGCGATGAGGAAAGTGCAGAAAAAGCCATGAAGGAATTCCAAGGAATGGAACTGGAGGGAAGGCGCCTGATATTTGACTTCATCGGTAAAAAGAGGCAAAACTTTGGTGGCGATGGTGGTGCTGGTGGCGGCAGACAGCAGGGAGGCCAAAGAAGTCAGCCAa GTGGACCGTCCAAGACTGTGTTTGTGAAAGGTTTGGACTACGAGACATCCACAGACACATTGCTTGAAGTAATGGGCGGAGGAAATGCCAGAATAATCACAGACAGAGAAACTGGAAAATCCAAAGG GTTTGGATATGTGGACTTTGAAAGTACGGAAGCAGCACAGAATGCCATAGACACACTACAGGGTACAGAAATCGATGGCCGGTATGTCCATTTAGATTTTGCACAGGACAGGAGAAATTCCTTTGGATCACCTGGGGGAAGAG GTGGATTTTCAAGACCTAAAACTGGCATCCAGGATTACGCAGGAAAGAAGAAAACATTTGATGATGACGACTGA
- the LOC139137443 gene encoding nucleolin-like isoform X2, with product MAIKSKSKGEKKAKAVKVKKAAPPPPKKEESSSDEADESSEEEPMDITPVVTKSKNGKVKAKPGKKAEPSSEEEDSDEEESEDSSDEEMEVQKVAPKKTQVKKGAQKKEESPDDESDDDDDEDDDDDDDDDDEDDTSEEDNTKVVQKASAKTKGAAPAQVKKTDEESDDDDDDDEDDDDEDDDDDEDDDEDDDDEEEEEEKQVKKPAVKKVKKKESSDEEDDDDDDDDDDEDDEDEDDSDDEEEEDAQEEKVVVGKKRKKTDEGKVPEKKAKTSEDTVSIFVGNLNRDTDDKSLAKHFKQGGVKVAGARVVSNRKFGYVDLADADDLDKAMELNGSTLDGFRIRLEKARSKSSREAGSGDQRKGRESFGGGDFSERDARDARTLFVKGLNYETTVETMKETFSECLDARIPLDNDGRSRGHGYIEFGDEESAEKAMKEFQGMELEGRRLIFDFIGKKRQNFGGDGGAGGGRQQGGQRSQPSGPSKTVFVKGLDYETSTDTLLEVMGGGNARIITDRETGKSKGFGYVDFESTEAAQNAIDTLQGTEIDGRYVHLDFAQDRRNSFGSPGGRGGFGGRGGGRGGGRGFGGRGGGRGRGGRGGGRGGFSRPKTGIQDYAGKKKTFDDDD from the exons ATGGCGATTAAATCGAAATCCAAGGGTGAA AAGAAAGCCAAGGCAGTGAAGGTTAAGAAGGCTGCACCACCACCGCCAAAGAAAGAAGAAAGCTCTTCTGATGAAGCTGATGAG AGTTCTGAGGAAGAGCCAATGGACATAAC cccTGTTGTTACAAAGAGCAAAAATGGAAAAGTAAAGGCCAAACCAGGCAAG AAAGCGGAGCCCAGTTCTGAAGAGGAGGATTCCGATGAGGAAGAATCCGAGGACTCAAGCGATGAGGAAATGGAGGTTCAAAAGGTTGCACCTAAGAAGACTCAGGTCAAGAAGGGAGCCCAGAAAAAAGAAGAATCCCCAGATGATGAAtcagatgacgatgatgatgaagacgacgacgacgatgatgatgatgatgatgaagatgacacTTCAGAGGAAGACAATACAAAGGTGGTACAGAAGGCATCCGCAAAAACCAAGG gTGCTGCTCCAGCACAGGTGAAAAAGACTGACGAAGAAtctgatgatgacgacgacgatgatgaggatgacgatgatgaggatgatgatgatgacgaggatgatgatgaggatgatgatgacgaagaggaggaggaagaaAAGCAAGTGAAAAAACCAG CTGTCAAAAAGGTGAAGAAAAAGGAGAGTAGTGATGAAgaagatgacgatgacgatgatgatgacgacgatgaagatgatgaagatgaagatgatTCAGATGATGAAGAGGAAGAAGATGCACAGGAAG AGAAAGTAGTTGTTGGCAAGAAAAGGAAGAAAACTGACGAAGGCAAGGTGCCAGAGAAGAAAGCTAAAACAAGCGAAG acaCTGTAAGCATCTTTGTGGGCAACTTGAACAGGGACACCGATGACAAGTCCTTGGCCAAGCACTTTAAGCAAGGCGGTGTGAAAGTAGCTGGTGCCAGGGTCGTGTCAAACAGAAA GTTTGGTTACGTTGACCTGGCTGATGCAGATGACTTGGACAAGGCAATGGAGTTGAATGGTTCAACTCTGGACGGCTTCCGAATCAGACTTGAAAAGGCAAGGTCCAAGTCGTCAAGAGAAGCTGGCAGTGGAGACCAGAGGAAGGGACGTGAAAGTTTTGGCGGTGGTGATTTCTCTGAGAGAG ATGCAAGGGATGCAAGAACACTCTTTGTGAAAGGATTGAATTACGAGACAACGGTAGAAACAATGAAAGAAACATTCTCAGAGTGCCTTGATGCTAGGATACCTCTTGACAATGATGGCAGATCAAGAGG CCATGGTTACATTGAATTTGGCGATGAGGAAAGTGCAGAAAAAGCCATGAAGGAATTCCAAGGAATGGAACTGGAGGGAAGGCGCCTGATATTTGACTTCATCGGTAAAAAGAGGCAAAACTTTGGTGGCGATGGTGGTGCTGGTGGCGGCAGACAGCAGGGAGGCCAAAGAAGTCAGCCAa GTGGACCGTCCAAGACTGTGTTTGTGAAAGGTTTGGACTACGAGACATCCACAGACACATTGCTTGAAGTAATGGGCGGAGGAAATGCCAGAATAATCACAGACAGAGAAACTGGAAAATCCAAAGG GTTTGGATATGTGGACTTTGAAAGTACGGAAGCAGCACAGAATGCCATAGACACACTACAGGGTACAGAAATCGATGGCCGGTATGTCCATTTAGATTTTGCACAGGACAGGAGAAATTCCTTTGGATCACCTGGGGGAAGAGGTGGATTCGGGGGAAGAGGCGGGGGCAGAGGTGGAGGCAGAGGATTCGGCGGAAGGGGAG GTGGCCGAGGAAGAGGAGGAAGAGGGGGAGGACGAG GTGGATTTTCAAGACCTAAAACTGGCATCCAGGATTACGCAGGAAAGAAGAAAACATTTGATGATGACGACTGA
- the LOC139137443 gene encoding nucleolin-like isoform X3 → MAIKSKSKGEKKAKAVKVKKAAPPPPKKEESSSDEADESSEEEPMDITPVVTKSKNGKVKAKPGKQKAEPSSEEEDSDEEESEDSSDEEMEVQKVAPKKTQVKKGAQKKEESPDDESDDDDDEDDDDDDDDDDEDDTSEEDNTKVVQKASAKTKGAAPAQVKKTDEESDDDDDDDEDDDDEDDDDDEDDDEDDDDEEEEEEKQVKKPAVKKVKKKESSDEEDDDDDDDDDDEDDEDEDDSDDEEEEDAQEEKVVVGKKRKKTDEGKVPEKKAKTSEDTVSIFVGNLNRDTDDKSLAKHFKQGGVKVAGARVVSNRKFGYVDLADADDLDKAMELNGSTLDGFRIRLEKARSKSSREAGSGDQRKGRESFGGGDFSERDARDARTLFVKGLNYETTVETMKETFSECLDARIPLDNDGRSRGHGYIEFGDEESAEKAMKEFQGMELEGRRLIFDFIGKKRQNFGGDGGAGGGRQQGGQRSQPSGPSKTVFVKGLDYETSTDTLLEVMGGGNARIITDRETGKSKGFGYVDFESTEAAQNAIDTLQGTEIDGRYVHLDFAQDRRNSFGSPGGRGGRGRGGRGGGRGGFSRPKTGIQDYAGKKKTFDDDD, encoded by the exons ATGGCGATTAAATCGAAATCCAAGGGTGAA AAGAAAGCCAAGGCAGTGAAGGTTAAGAAGGCTGCACCACCACCGCCAAAGAAAGAAGAAAGCTCTTCTGATGAAGCTGATGAG AGTTCTGAGGAAGAGCCAATGGACATAAC cccTGTTGTTACAAAGAGCAAAAATGGAAAAGTAAAGGCCAAACCAGGCAAG CAGAAAGCGGAGCCCAGTTCTGAAGAGGAGGATTCCGATGAGGAAGAATCCGAGGACTCAAGCGATGAGGAAATGGAGGTTCAAAAGGTTGCACCTAAGAAGACTCAGGTCAAGAAGGGAGCCCAGAAAAAAGAAGAATCCCCAGATGATGAAtcagatgacgatgatgatgaagacgacgacgacgatgatgatgatgatgatgaagatgacacTTCAGAGGAAGACAATACAAAGGTGGTACAGAAGGCATCCGCAAAAACCAAGG gTGCTGCTCCAGCACAGGTGAAAAAGACTGACGAAGAAtctgatgatgacgacgacgatgatgaggatgacgatgatgaggatgatgatgatgacgaggatgatgatgaggatgatgatgacgaagaggaggaggaagaaAAGCAAGTGAAAAAACCAG CTGTCAAAAAGGTGAAGAAAAAGGAGAGTAGTGATGAAgaagatgacgatgacgatgatgatgacgacgatgaagatgatgaagatgaagatgatTCAGATGATGAAGAGGAAGAAGATGCACAGGAAG AGAAAGTAGTTGTTGGCAAGAAAAGGAAGAAAACTGACGAAGGCAAGGTGCCAGAGAAGAAAGCTAAAACAAGCGAAG acaCTGTAAGCATCTTTGTGGGCAACTTGAACAGGGACACCGATGACAAGTCCTTGGCCAAGCACTTTAAGCAAGGCGGTGTGAAAGTAGCTGGTGCCAGGGTCGTGTCAAACAGAAA GTTTGGTTACGTTGACCTGGCTGATGCAGATGACTTGGACAAGGCAATGGAGTTGAATGGTTCAACTCTGGACGGCTTCCGAATCAGACTTGAAAAGGCAAGGTCCAAGTCGTCAAGAGAAGCTGGCAGTGGAGACCAGAGGAAGGGACGTGAAAGTTTTGGCGGTGGTGATTTCTCTGAGAGAG ATGCAAGGGATGCAAGAACACTCTTTGTGAAAGGATTGAATTACGAGACAACGGTAGAAACAATGAAAGAAACATTCTCAGAGTGCCTTGATGCTAGGATACCTCTTGACAATGATGGCAGATCAAGAGG CCATGGTTACATTGAATTTGGCGATGAGGAAAGTGCAGAAAAAGCCATGAAGGAATTCCAAGGAATGGAACTGGAGGGAAGGCGCCTGATATTTGACTTCATCGGTAAAAAGAGGCAAAACTTTGGTGGCGATGGTGGTGCTGGTGGCGGCAGACAGCAGGGAGGCCAAAGAAGTCAGCCAa GTGGACCGTCCAAGACTGTGTTTGTGAAAGGTTTGGACTACGAGACATCCACAGACACATTGCTTGAAGTAATGGGCGGAGGAAATGCCAGAATAATCACAGACAGAGAAACTGGAAAATCCAAAGG GTTTGGATATGTGGACTTTGAAAGTACGGAAGCAGCACAGAATGCCATAGACACACTACAGGGTACAGAAATCGATGGCCGGTATGTCCATTTAGATTTTGCACAGGACAGGAGAAATTCCTTTGGATCACCTGGGGGAAGAG GTGGCCGAGGAAGAGGAGGAAGAGGGGGAGGACGAG GTGGATTTTCAAGACCTAAAACTGGCATCCAGGATTACGCAGGAAAGAAGAAAACATTTGATGATGACGACTGA
- the LOC139137443 gene encoding nucleolin-like isoform X6, with translation MDITPVVTKSKNGKVKAKPGKKAEPSSEEEDSDEEESEDSSDEEMEVQKVAPKKTQVKKGAQKKEESPDDESDDDDDEDDDDDDDDDDEDDTSEEDNTKVVQKASAKTKGAAPAQVKKTDEESDDDDDDDEDDDDEDDDDDEDDDEDDDDEEEEEEKQVKKPAVKKVKKKESSDEEDDDDDDDDDDEDDEDEDDSDDEEEEDAQEEKVVVGKKRKKTDEGKVPEKKAKTSEDTVSIFVGNLNRDTDDKSLAKHFKQGGVKVAGARVVSNRKFGYVDLADADDLDKAMELNGSTLDGFRIRLEKARSKSSREAGSGDQRKGRESFGGGDFSERDARDARTLFVKGLNYETTVETMKETFSECLDARIPLDNDGRSRGHGYIEFGDEESAEKAMKEFQGMELEGRRLIFDFIGKKRQNFGGDGGAGGGRQQGGQRSQPSGPSKTVFVKGLDYETSTDTLLEVMGGGNARIITDRETGKSKGFGYVDFESTEAAQNAIDTLQGTEIDGRYVHLDFAQDRRNSFGSPGGRGGFGGRGGGRGGGRGFGGRGGGRGRGGRGGGRGGFSRPKTGIQDYAGKKKTFDDDD, from the exons ATGGACATAAC cccTGTTGTTACAAAGAGCAAAAATGGAAAAGTAAAGGCCAAACCAGGCAAG AAAGCGGAGCCCAGTTCTGAAGAGGAGGATTCCGATGAGGAAGAATCCGAGGACTCAAGCGATGAGGAAATGGAGGTTCAAAAGGTTGCACCTAAGAAGACTCAGGTCAAGAAGGGAGCCCAGAAAAAAGAAGAATCCCCAGATGATGAAtcagatgacgatgatgatgaagacgacgacgacgatgatgatgatgatgatgaagatgacacTTCAGAGGAAGACAATACAAAGGTGGTACAGAAGGCATCCGCAAAAACCAAGG gTGCTGCTCCAGCACAGGTGAAAAAGACTGACGAAGAAtctgatgatgacgacgacgatgatgaggatgacgatgatgaggatgatgatgatgacgaggatgatgatgaggatgatgatgacgaagaggaggaggaagaaAAGCAAGTGAAAAAACCAG CTGTCAAAAAGGTGAAGAAAAAGGAGAGTAGTGATGAAgaagatgacgatgacgatgatgatgacgacgatgaagatgatgaagatgaagatgatTCAGATGATGAAGAGGAAGAAGATGCACAGGAAG AGAAAGTAGTTGTTGGCAAGAAAAGGAAGAAAACTGACGAAGGCAAGGTGCCAGAGAAGAAAGCTAAAACAAGCGAAG acaCTGTAAGCATCTTTGTGGGCAACTTGAACAGGGACACCGATGACAAGTCCTTGGCCAAGCACTTTAAGCAAGGCGGTGTGAAAGTAGCTGGTGCCAGGGTCGTGTCAAACAGAAA GTTTGGTTACGTTGACCTGGCTGATGCAGATGACTTGGACAAGGCAATGGAGTTGAATGGTTCAACTCTGGACGGCTTCCGAATCAGACTTGAAAAGGCAAGGTCCAAGTCGTCAAGAGAAGCTGGCAGTGGAGACCAGAGGAAGGGACGTGAAAGTTTTGGCGGTGGTGATTTCTCTGAGAGAG ATGCAAGGGATGCAAGAACACTCTTTGTGAAAGGATTGAATTACGAGACAACGGTAGAAACAATGAAAGAAACATTCTCAGAGTGCCTTGATGCTAGGATACCTCTTGACAATGATGGCAGATCAAGAGG CCATGGTTACATTGAATTTGGCGATGAGGAAAGTGCAGAAAAAGCCATGAAGGAATTCCAAGGAATGGAACTGGAGGGAAGGCGCCTGATATTTGACTTCATCGGTAAAAAGAGGCAAAACTTTGGTGGCGATGGTGGTGCTGGTGGCGGCAGACAGCAGGGAGGCCAAAGAAGTCAGCCAa GTGGACCGTCCAAGACTGTGTTTGTGAAAGGTTTGGACTACGAGACATCCACAGACACATTGCTTGAAGTAATGGGCGGAGGAAATGCCAGAATAATCACAGACAGAGAAACTGGAAAATCCAAAGG GTTTGGATATGTGGACTTTGAAAGTACGGAAGCAGCACAGAATGCCATAGACACACTACAGGGTACAGAAATCGATGGCCGGTATGTCCATTTAGATTTTGCACAGGACAGGAGAAATTCCTTTGGATCACCTGGGGGAAGAGGTGGATTCGGGGGAAGAGGCGGGGGCAGAGGTGGAGGCAGAGGATTCGGCGGAAGGGGAG GTGGCCGAGGAAGAGGAGGAAGAGGGGGAGGACGAG GTGGATTTTCAAGACCTAAAACTGGCATCCAGGATTACGCAGGAAAGAAGAAAACATTTGATGATGACGACTGA
- the LOC139137443 gene encoding nucleolin-like isoform X5, protein MDITPVVTKSKNGKVKAKPGKQKAEPSSEEEDSDEEESEDSSDEEMEVQKVAPKKTQVKKGAQKKEESPDDESDDDDDEDDDDDDDDDDEDDTSEEDNTKVVQKASAKTKGAAPAQVKKTDEESDDDDDDDEDDDDEDDDDDEDDDEDDDDEEEEEEKQVKKPAVKKVKKKESSDEEDDDDDDDDDDEDDEDEDDSDDEEEEDAQEEKVVVGKKRKKTDEGKVPEKKAKTSEDTVSIFVGNLNRDTDDKSLAKHFKQGGVKVAGARVVSNRKFGYVDLADADDLDKAMELNGSTLDGFRIRLEKARSKSSREAGSGDQRKGRESFGGGDFSERDARDARTLFVKGLNYETTVETMKETFSECLDARIPLDNDGRSRGHGYIEFGDEESAEKAMKEFQGMELEGRRLIFDFIGKKRQNFGGDGGAGGGRQQGGQRSQPSGPSKTVFVKGLDYETSTDTLLEVMGGGNARIITDRETGKSKGFGYVDFESTEAAQNAIDTLQGTEIDGRYVHLDFAQDRRNSFGSPGGRGGFGGRGGGRGGGRGFGGRGGGRGRGGRGGGRGGFSRPKTGIQDYAGKKKTFDDDD, encoded by the exons ATGGACATAAC cccTGTTGTTACAAAGAGCAAAAATGGAAAAGTAAAGGCCAAACCAGGCAAG CAGAAAGCGGAGCCCAGTTCTGAAGAGGAGGATTCCGATGAGGAAGAATCCGAGGACTCAAGCGATGAGGAAATGGAGGTTCAAAAGGTTGCACCTAAGAAGACTCAGGTCAAGAAGGGAGCCCAGAAAAAAGAAGAATCCCCAGATGATGAAtcagatgacgatgatgatgaagacgacgacgacgatgatgatgatgatgatgaagatgacacTTCAGAGGAAGACAATACAAAGGTGGTACAGAAGGCATCCGCAAAAACCAAGG gTGCTGCTCCAGCACAGGTGAAAAAGACTGACGAAGAAtctgatgatgacgacgacgatgatgaggatgacgatgatgaggatgatgatgatgacgaggatgatgatgaggatgatgatgacgaagaggaggaggaagaaAAGCAAGTGAAAAAACCAG CTGTCAAAAAGGTGAAGAAAAAGGAGAGTAGTGATGAAgaagatgacgatgacgatgatgatgacgacgatgaagatgatgaagatgaagatgatTCAGATGATGAAGAGGAAGAAGATGCACAGGAAG AGAAAGTAGTTGTTGGCAAGAAAAGGAAGAAAACTGACGAAGGCAAGGTGCCAGAGAAGAAAGCTAAAACAAGCGAAG acaCTGTAAGCATCTTTGTGGGCAACTTGAACAGGGACACCGATGACAAGTCCTTGGCCAAGCACTTTAAGCAAGGCGGTGTGAAAGTAGCTGGTGCCAGGGTCGTGTCAAACAGAAA GTTTGGTTACGTTGACCTGGCTGATGCAGATGACTTGGACAAGGCAATGGAGTTGAATGGTTCAACTCTGGACGGCTTCCGAATCAGACTTGAAAAGGCAAGGTCCAAGTCGTCAAGAGAAGCTGGCAGTGGAGACCAGAGGAAGGGACGTGAAAGTTTTGGCGGTGGTGATTTCTCTGAGAGAG ATGCAAGGGATGCAAGAACACTCTTTGTGAAAGGATTGAATTACGAGACAACGGTAGAAACAATGAAAGAAACATTCTCAGAGTGCCTTGATGCTAGGATACCTCTTGACAATGATGGCAGATCAAGAGG CCATGGTTACATTGAATTTGGCGATGAGGAAAGTGCAGAAAAAGCCATGAAGGAATTCCAAGGAATGGAACTGGAGGGAAGGCGCCTGATATTTGACTTCATCGGTAAAAAGAGGCAAAACTTTGGTGGCGATGGTGGTGCTGGTGGCGGCAGACAGCAGGGAGGCCAAAGAAGTCAGCCAa GTGGACCGTCCAAGACTGTGTTTGTGAAAGGTTTGGACTACGAGACATCCACAGACACATTGCTTGAAGTAATGGGCGGAGGAAATGCCAGAATAATCACAGACAGAGAAACTGGAAAATCCAAAGG GTTTGGATATGTGGACTTTGAAAGTACGGAAGCAGCACAGAATGCCATAGACACACTACAGGGTACAGAAATCGATGGCCGGTATGTCCATTTAGATTTTGCACAGGACAGGAGAAATTCCTTTGGATCACCTGGGGGAAGAGGTGGATTCGGGGGAAGAGGCGGGGGCAGAGGTGGAGGCAGAGGATTCGGCGGAAGGGGAG GTGGCCGAGGAAGAGGAGGAAGAGGGGGAGGACGAG GTGGATTTTCAAGACCTAAAACTGGCATCCAGGATTACGCAGGAAAGAAGAAAACATTTGATGATGACGACTGA